DNA from Kitasatospora viridis:
GGCGCGGAGCGGTGGCGAACTGCTGGACGCCCTCGACCACGCCGCCATCTGCGTCCCGGCCGGCCAACTCGCGGACGCCGTACGGTTCTGCGAGGCCGCGCTAGGCTTCCACCGGATCTTCGGCGAGTACATCGCGGTCGGCGAGCAGGGGATGGACTCCAGCGTGGTGCAGAGCGCCTCCGGCGACGTCACCTTCACCCTGATCGAACCGGACACCAGCCGCCGGGCCGGCCAGATCGACACCTTCCTCGCGGACCACGACGGCGCGGGCGTCCAGCACCTGGCGCTGCGCACCGACGACATCGCCACCGCCGTCCGCACCGCCAGGTCGCACGGCGTCGAGTTCCTCGCCACCCCGGGCACCTACTACGACGGCCTGGCCGAGCGGCTCGGCGGCACCGCGATCCCGGTGCAGACGCTGCGCGAGCTGGACGTGCTGGTCGACCAGGACCACGGCGGGCAGCTGTTCCAGATCTTCGCCCGCTCGACCCACCCCCGGCGGACCTTCTTCCTGGAGCTGATCGAGCGTCAGGGCGCGGGCACCTTCGGCACCGCCAACATCACGGCCCTCTACGAGGCCGTCGAGCGCCAGCGCGCCACCGCCGGCGCCTCCGTCTGACCCGCCTCCACCAGAGAGAACGCCCCATGACCACCGCAACCGAGTTCGTCCTCACCCGGGCCGAGCGCGCCCTGCTGCCCACGCCCGAGGAGGTGGCGGGCTACCGCGAGCACGGCTGGTACCTGTCCGGCCCGCTGTTCACCGACGAGGAGCTGGACACCCTCCAGGCGGCCACCGAGAAGTACTACGAGGGGCACCGCGACCGCACCCTCGCCGTCCGGCCGCCGCGCCTGGCCGCCTGGGAGCCCTCGCACGGACCGGTCCAGCGGCACAACGACTACGTGCACTACGAGAGCGACGCGATCGCCGCGATCCTGCGCAAGCCCCTGGTCGGCGCCGTCGCCGCGCTGCTCGCCGGAGCCGAGGAGATCCGGGTCTTCCAGTCGACCCTGATCCTCAAGCCGCCCGTGCCCGAGGAGCCCTCCAACCGGGTGCCGTGGCACTTCGACAAGCACTACTGGCACACCTCGTCCTCGGACGACATGCTGACCGCCTTCATCCCCTTCCACGACTGCGGGGTGGAGAACGGCACCATCACCATGGTCGACGGCAGCCACCGCTGGCAGGAGCTCCCCTCGGGCGAGGACTCCACCCGGCACTTCGCCCAACGCGACGGCTCCGAACTGGAGTCGATCCTCGCCGCCAACGCCCGCCACAACGGCGCGCAGGTGCGCAAGGTGCCCATCATCATCCCGCGCGGGCACGTCAGCTTCCACCACTGCCGCACCTACCACGGCAGCGGCGCCAACCTGGCCGACACCCCGCGCCGGGCCCTCTCGCTGCACCTGCAGGACGGGGCCAACCAGTACCGCCACGCCACCCGCCCGGACGGCAGCCCCGCCTCCTACAACCACGACGTGCTGGTCCGCCGCACCGCCGACGGCCGCCCCGACTACGCCGACCCCGAGATCTGCCCCGTCATCTGGCGAGGAGTCCTGTGACGGACAGTCAGTTTCCTTATGTTGATGGGCTCGACACTCCTGCCGGGCGCTACCGGATGCTGCGGCTGATCCGCGGCTTCGAGGAACTCGCGCTCACCCTGGTGAAGTCCGGGGAGATCACCGGCGGCATCCACCCCTACATCGGCCAGGAGGCGGTGGCGGTCGGCGTCTGCGCCGCACTGCGCCCGCAGGACGTGATCACCTCCACCCACCGGGGCCACGGCCACGTGCTCGCCAAGGGCGCGGCCCCCGATCGGCTGCTGGCCGAACTCCTCGGCCGCACGACCGGGTTGAACAAGGGCCGGGGCGGCTCGATGCACGCCGCCGACTTCTCGCTCGGCATCCTGGGCGCCAACGGCATGGTCGGCGCCGGCGGTCCGATCGCGGTCGGCGCCGCCTGGTCCGCCCGGCAGGCCGGTGAGGACCGGGTCGCCGTCGCCTTCTTCGGCGACGGCGCGCTCAACCAGGGCGTCCTGCTGGAGTCCTTGAACCTGGCCGCGATGTGGCGGCTGCCGGTGCTGTTCGTCTGCGAGAACAACGGCTACGCCACCACGCTGCCGGCCGTGACCGCGGTGGCCGGCAGCGCCACCGGCCGGGCCGCCGGCTTCGGGATCCCCGCCGCCGAGGTGGACGGGATGGACACCGAAGCCGTCCGCGCGGCGGCCGCCGAGGCCGTCGAACGAGCGCGCACCGGCGGCGGTCCCGGCTTCCTGGAGTGCCGCACCTACCGCTTCGAGGGGCACCACACCATGGAACGGCTGATGAAACTGCGCTACCGCACCCCCGAGGAGATCGCCGACTGGCGCGACCTCGACCCGCTGCCGCGCGCCGCCGCACTCCTGCCGCCCGGCCTCGCCGCGCAGGTGGACGCCTCGGTCGCCGAACAGCTGGCCGCCGCACGGCAGTTCGCCATCACCTCCGAACATCCGGACCCAGCAGGCGCGTTGGACCTCCTCTACGCCGACGGCCTGCGCCCGAGGGCGGGGTCGACGGCATGAGGCTCTCCTACACCAAGGCACTCAACCGGGCGCTCACCGACGCCCTCGCGCAGGACCCGGCGGTCTGCGTCTTCGGCGAGGACATCGGCGCCGGCCTGGCCGGCCCCACGCTCAACCTGCTCGACCGGTTCGGCCCCGGCCGGATCGTCGACACCCCGCTCTCCGAGCAGGCCTTCACCTCGATGGCCATCGGCGCCGCCCTGAGCGGCCGGCGGCCGGTGATCGAGTTCCAGATCCCCTCGCTGCTCTTCCTCGTCTTCGAGCAACTCGTCAACCAGGCACACAAGTTCTCCCTGATGACGGGTGGCCAGGCCAGTGTCCCACTCACCTGCCTGGTGCCGGGCTCCGGCTCCCGGGACGGCTGGGCCGGCCAGCACTCCGACCACCCCTACAGCCTGTTCGCCCACGCCGGGCTGAAGACCGTCGTGCCGGCCACCCCCACCGACGCCTACGGCCTGCTGCGCTCCGCGATCGCCGACCCGGACCCGGTGGTCGTGTTCGCCCCGGCCGCCGCCCTGCCCGTGCGCGAGACCGTCACCTGGGAGCTGGCCCCGATCCCCCTGGGCTCGGCCCGGATCCACCGCGAGGGCACCGACGTCACCGTGGTCGCCATCGGCCACCTGGTGCACGACGCGCTGGCCGTCGCGGAGGAACTCGGCCCGGAGATCTCCGTCGAGGTGTTCGACCCGCGCACGCTCCACCCCTTCGACTGGACGGCACTGGCCGCCTCACTGGACCGCACCGGCCGCCTCGTCGTCATCGACGACTCCAACCGCAGCTGCGGCATCGGCGCCGAAGTCCTCGCCACGGCGGCCGAGCAGATGCGCCTCGTCGCCCCGCCCCGCCGGATCACCCGACCCGACGGCACGGTGCTGCCGTTCGCCCCCGGGCTCGACCGCGCCCTGCAGCCCCAGCGCGATCAACTGCGGGACGCCGTACGGGCCGTGCTGAAGTAGTCCCTGCCCCCTCGTTCCCCGGTCGAGTTCCGGCCCCCTCTCCACTTGGAGGTTTGCGCGGCACCGTTCACCCGTTCGAGTGAACAGCATGGAACACCTCCCCAGGGTGATCATGGCGGGGTCAGCATGTGCCTGACGCCTCGTCACCATCCCTTTCACAGAAGGTGGGTAAAGCCATGCCTGTCGACGGCAGCACGGATCCCTTTTTCGCGTTCGGAACCGATGACCTCGCGAAGCTGGACGCGATCCGCGAGGCGCTGCTCGACCCCTCGCCGCGCCGGATCGGCCGCCTGGACCAGTGGGGCCTGGCCGACGACTACGAGGTCTACGCGGAGATCGGCCAGTACTCGGAGACCACGATCACCCTGGCGGACGGGACGCAGCTCGACGCGTCGCTGAGCGTCCCGCGCGGCCTCGCCCCCGGGCAGACCTGCCCCGCAGTCGTCCTGCCCGCCCCGCTGATCAGCATCGGGCACCGGGCCTACCTCGGCATGCTCTCCCGCTGGACCCAGGGCGGCTACGTCGTCCTGGCCTACAGCCAGCGCGGTCTCGCGAAGTCCACGGGTGAGATCCACGTCGCCGGACCGCAGGACGTCGCCGACGCCGCCGAGGTCGTCGACTGGCTGCTGACGCAGAACCAGGTGGACGCGGAGCGGATCGGCTTCTTCGGCGCCTCCTACGGCGCCGGCACGAGCCTGCTCGCAGCCGCGAGCGACCCCCGGATCAAGGTCGTCGCGGGCACCAGCGCCTGGGCCGACCTCTTCACCTCGCTGTACGAGAACGGCACCCGCCACCTCGCGGCCTTCGAGGCCCTGGTGACGCTGTTCGGCGAGGACCGCTGCTCGCCCGAGTTCCGCGAGGTCATCCAGAAGATCCGCGCCAACACCATCGACGACCAGGTCAGGGAGTTCGCCCGGGTCCGCTCCCCCCGGAACAACCTGGCGAAGTACAACGACGCCGCGACGGCCATCCTGCTGACCACCAGCTGGCACGAGACCATCTTCTCCGTACCCGCCGTCATCGACTTCCACAACAACCTGACGGGGCCCAAGACGCTCCTCATCCAGGTCGGCGACCACGGCAACGCCGAACTCCCGGGCCTCGCCGGACTCCCCGCCAAGCCCACCGACATGGCCTACCGGTGGATGGATTACCACCTCGGCGGCACCGCCGGAAACGGCGCGCCGCCGCGGTTCGACATCCGCTCCGAGTACATGTTCAACCCCCTCTCCGACCTCCGGCACGCCTCCTGGGACGAGTACGCGCAGCCGAAGAAGCGGTTCCACCTCGCTGACGCCGCCTCCGGGCAGCGCGACGGACAGCTGGTCGAGGACCAGCCGCAGGCGGGCTGGACCCGTTCGGTGAAGGCCACCGGCAAGGGCACCAACATCGTCGTCGCCCCCAAGCTCGTCCAGACCGGCCTGGCCGAGCGCTGGGGCCTGCCCAACACCTACCGGACCGCCGAGACCGACCGCGGCCTGGCCGCCGTCTTCGCCACCGCACCGGTGGCGCAGGCCTCCCGCGTCCGGGGTGACCTGGAGCTGCGGGTCACGGTGAAGGCGCAGCAGGCCGGCGCCACGATCGTGGCCTACCTGCTCGACCTCAACCCCGCCACCGGCTCGGCCAACATCATCACCCACGCCCCCTACACCTTCACCGACCAGCCGGCGGGCCAGGCCACCACCGTGACCTTCCCCCTCCAGCCCGCCGACTACGTCGTGGCCCGAGGACGTCAGCTCCAGCTGGTGATCGACACCCAGGACCCGTTCTTCAGCTACGAGAACGTCACCACCCCGGTGTTCACCCTCGACATCACCTCCCCGAAGGGCAGCGAGTCCTACCTCGACATCCCCCTCCAGCCCATCGACTGACCCACGCCCCGGCACGCCGGTGCGACCGACCCGATCCCGACGGGCCGACCGCACCGGCTCTCGCCGTCCCTCCCCGCGTGTCCACGCATCACCAACCGTCCCCAGCTGCGAGGATTCCCGCACCGCCGCGACCAGGCCGTGGCCGGATCCGAGAGCGAGGGCGCCGCATGACGGACGGGACCGTGGGCATCGGCGGCATCAGCGGCGCGCACGTCATCCTCCACAGCCAGGACGCCGAGGCCGACCGCGCCTTCATCCGCGACGTCCTCGGCTTCCCGGGCGTCGACGCGGGCGGCGGCTGGCTGATCTTCCGGCTGCCCCCGGCCGAGGTCGCCGTGCACCCCGCCGAGGGAGCCCCCTCGCACGAGCTGTTCCTGATGTGCGACGACCTCACCCGGGTCCTCGGCGACCTCGCCACCCGCGGCGTACCACTCGCCCGCGAGGTCACCGAACAGCGCTGGGGCCGGCTGGCGGCGATCCGCCTCCCGAGCGGCGCGGAACTCGCCCTCTACCAGCCGCGCCACCCGACCGCGCACGACCTCTGACGTCACTGCTCCTCGTCGAACTCCTCGAACGGCTCGTCAGACCAGCGCCACGCCGCCGTCCCGTCACCGTGGACGTGCAACAGGAACTCGGCCACCGGCGTCCCGTCGGGAAAGCTCATGACGAGCGCCGCCCGGATCCGCTCATAGCAGGCGTCGGCGCGCTCCCAGTCCTCCTGCTCGGTGGCCCGCTCCTGCTCGGCGAAGAGCGGCCCGAACTCCTCGAACCCGGGCAGCGCCTCCACCTCGGCGTGCACCCACGGCATGTCAGTCCCCGTCACCCGCAGCCGGGCGACCTCGCGGTTGTCGTGGTGCAGTCGCCAGGTGCTGGGATCGGTGAGTGGTGAGTAGTCGGCCATGGCCCGATGGTGGCAGTCTGCGCTGACAAGCCGTGGGTAGGCCTATCAGCTGAGTGGGCGTCTGCTCCGCACTGCCGTCGGCCGGGGCGGGCGGTGACGCAGTCAGCGGGGGTAGTGAGCGACCAGCACCTGGCACTGGGCGCCTGCACGGTGAAACGGGATGAGGAGCCCGCCCTCATCGCCCCCACCAAGCCAGTCGCGACGGTGTTGATCAAGCCTCAGACCCGGCCGGAACGTTGGAGCATCAACCGGTAATGCTCCGGGGCAGCCAGGATGAGACTCTTGGCCCGCTCGTGATCGGCCTGAAGGACGCCCGGATAGGCGGACGAGTCCAGCGAGATCCACAAG
Protein-coding regions in this window:
- a CDS encoding CocE/NonD family hydrolase, translated to MPVDGSTDPFFAFGTDDLAKLDAIREALLDPSPRRIGRLDQWGLADDYEVYAEIGQYSETTITLADGTQLDASLSVPRGLAPGQTCPAVVLPAPLISIGHRAYLGMLSRWTQGGYVVLAYSQRGLAKSTGEIHVAGPQDVADAAEVVDWLLTQNQVDAERIGFFGASYGAGTSLLAAASDPRIKVVAGTSAWADLFTSLYENGTRHLAAFEALVTLFGEDRCSPEFREVIQKIRANTIDDQVREFARVRSPRNNLAKYNDAATAILLTTSWHETIFSVPAVIDFHNNLTGPKTLLIQVGDHGNAELPGLAGLPAKPTDMAYRWMDYHLGGTAGNGAPPRFDIRSEYMFNPLSDLRHASWDEYAQPKKRFHLADAASGQRDGQLVEDQPQAGWTRSVKATGKGTNIVVAPKLVQTGLAERWGLPNTYRTAETDRGLAAVFATAPVAQASRVRGDLELRVTVKAQQAGATIVAYLLDLNPATGSANIITHAPYTFTDQPAGQATTVTFPLQPADYVVARGRQLQLVIDTQDPFFSYENVTTPVFTLDITSPKGSESYLDIPLQPID
- a CDS encoding thiamine pyrophosphate-dependent dehydrogenase E1 component subunit alpha, with translation MLRLIRGFEELALTLVKSGEITGGIHPYIGQEAVAVGVCAALRPQDVITSTHRGHGHVLAKGAAPDRLLAELLGRTTGLNKGRGGSMHAADFSLGILGANGMVGAGGPIAVGAAWSARQAGEDRVAVAFFGDGALNQGVLLESLNLAAMWRLPVLFVCENNGYATTLPAVTAVAGSATGRAAGFGIPAAEVDGMDTEAVRAAAAEAVERARTGGGPGFLECRTYRFEGHHTMERLMKLRYRTPEEIADWRDLDPLPRAAALLPPGLAAQVDASVAEQLAAARQFAITSEHPDPAGALDLLYADGLRPRAGSTA
- a CDS encoding phytanoyl-CoA dioxygenase family protein, which encodes MTTATEFVLTRAERALLPTPEEVAGYREHGWYLSGPLFTDEELDTLQAATEKYYEGHRDRTLAVRPPRLAAWEPSHGPVQRHNDYVHYESDAIAAILRKPLVGAVAALLAGAEEIRVFQSTLILKPPVPEEPSNRVPWHFDKHYWHTSSSDDMLTAFIPFHDCGVENGTITMVDGSHRWQELPSGEDSTRHFAQRDGSELESILAANARHNGAQVRKVPIIIPRGHVSFHHCRTYHGSGANLADTPRRALSLHLQDGANQYRHATRPDGSPASYNHDVLVRRTADGRPDYADPEICPVIWRGVL
- a CDS encoding VOC family protein: MTDGTVGIGGISGAHVILHSQDAEADRAFIRDVLGFPGVDAGGGWLIFRLPPAEVAVHPAEGAPSHELFLMCDDLTRVLGDLATRGVPLAREVTEQRWGRLAAIRLPSGAELALYQPRHPTAHDL
- the hppD gene encoding 4-hydroxyphenylpyruvate dioxygenase, which produces MSIQTITHVEYHCADAARTAAELQRGFGFLRDTDQPAWQPGVRSVHLHQGSIRLRLNSSEHTDHPVARYVERHGEGVAVLALGCTDPQAALERAERHGAVVLDRDGALIAGFGDTALRFVPLEDAPARSGGELLDALDHAAICVPAGQLADAVRFCEAALGFHRIFGEYIAVGEQGMDSSVVQSASGDVTFTLIEPDTSRRAGQIDTFLADHDGAGVQHLALRTDDIATAVRTARSHGVEFLATPGTYYDGLAERLGGTAIPVQTLRELDVLVDQDHGGQLFQIFARSTHPRRTFFLELIERQGAGTFGTANITALYEAVERQRATAGASV
- a CDS encoding alpha-ketoacid dehydrogenase subunit beta → MRLSYTKALNRALTDALAQDPAVCVFGEDIGAGLAGPTLNLLDRFGPGRIVDTPLSEQAFTSMAIGAALSGRRPVIEFQIPSLLFLVFEQLVNQAHKFSLMTGGQASVPLTCLVPGSGSRDGWAGQHSDHPYSLFAHAGLKTVVPATPTDAYGLLRSAIADPDPVVVFAPAAALPVRETVTWELAPIPLGSARIHREGTDVTVVAIGHLVHDALAVAEELGPEISVEVFDPRTLHPFDWTALAASLDRTGRLVVIDDSNRSCGIGAEVLATAAEQMRLVAPPRRITRPDGTVLPFAPGLDRALQPQRDQLRDAVRAVLK